Within Lolium rigidum isolate FL_2022 chromosome 5, APGP_CSIRO_Lrig_0.1, whole genome shotgun sequence, the genomic segment CCTATAAGCAACAAACGGTATATGTTTAAGAAGACAATAAAGCAATAAAACTGGGCTAGAGGTGACTAATGAGTAATGACACAAGATGTTGAATAATAttatttttcgcgaaaacgcaagaaGCTTTGCGTTTCGAAAACGCAAGATGTTGAATAATATTATCAAACAAAGGTATCCACAATATCCACTTCCTATGTAATTTTTCTGTAGAATGAAAGAACTGTAAAGGAAGAAAGACCAACCTGACATCTGACATCAACATGGGTATCTTTGTCTAAATCAATCCTGGTAGGTTTTCCAGACATCAATTTGTGGCCAATGGTTCCAGCAACACAATATCTGCATGGCAAAAATAAAGGTaacgcaaaataaaatatcacagcTCAAATATTTTAAACAGGCACAAAAGTGTTATTGCAGTGAAAGACGAGGAAAATTAGAATTtaaacaaaaccaaagaagaaaaaTGTGTCAGTGAGTACAAGCTAGAAAGAAATATTCAAATCCTAAAAGAAAGACATGATGTCTGAGCAGGTAAGCATTCACTGAAGCAGAAGGCATGGTAGACTTCCCCTGTTCTCCACTATGGCAGTACTAACAGCCCAACGGAAGCAATTTATTCAGAACGTATAAATGTTCCTACACCATTAGTGACTACGGAAAAAACAGATATTTTCAAGTTAAGAAGAATACCCTGGAAGTGTAACCAGATTTTTTTCTGATGGAGCCCATCTCTTGAACACCTCAAGAGAAAATCCACCGCTAATCATACCAGGTGTTGCAAAAAGTACACAGGGTCCAGGATCATTAATGAATGAACGCTCAAAGTGGCAAACTGCAATATGAGAAAGCCTCAATATTGTTCTGGTTAAGTAAATTGGAAAgatacaaaagtaaataaagaatcattctGTTTCAGAGTGTACAAGTTAGGTGACAAAAGTTTACCTTCAATAATTCGAATAAGAACCTTCACTAAGAAGCAAGGTAGTTGATGAATGGACATAATATCCAGTTTCAGAACATTGTCATAAGCAAGGCGATTTTTCTTATAATACAAAAGATCATAGTGCAGGCAGGCTTATAAAGGATGAACTGAACATTATATTCTTAATCAAGTGTGATTCGTATTCATTTTGCACATGGTTGGCTGTGAATCATTTTCAAGAACATACCATGCTTGAAGTCAAATGGGTTGTGAACTGTGTAGCTGTCCTTGATCTTTTGGCTAGTCCATCCAATAAGCATCTTGTAGTACATGTTAGCTTGAATTGTTAAACCTAAAGAACAAATATAATCTCAAATAAACAAGAATATTTCATAAAAGAAagttaaagtttgaccaaaacacACATACCAGCTGAGAAATAAATAGGAATCTTCAAATTCATCCTTTCCCAATAGTCGTCCAGTAATATGCATAGCTCCTGACACACGTAGAGAAGTGTGTCACATGTAAATAGATATGCTATTTATCAAAGTTTTGAACAGTGCATTCCCCAGGAAATCTATTTTCAAAGGCCCGCTCATTTAAGTGAACTAGTgataattttatcaaaaatctCTTGCTTCCGCACATATAACTGAGAGGAAGTGGGGGTACCTGAGCTCTTCCCAGAGCAAATGCCGGAATTAGGACTTTACCTCCTCCAGCAACACATTTATGGACCTACAGAAAACATACTATCACCGAGTAGCAGAGATAAATTCAAATGATGTTAATTTAACTTTTCAATACAGAAAAGTTGACTAGTTTTGAACTTTTACAACTTGACAACAGTACATTTTTGGAGAATTACAAGTTGCACTTAATTTGGTGACTATTAACTTCCTAGATGGTATTTGTGCTATATGGAAGTCGGGAGAACATAACCATCACCACTGATAATTATCTTGATCCACCAAGATAGTAAACATGCAACCAAATTCTACATGTTTATATATCGGAAGTGTTTAGAGATTCAGGTTTTATACCGCTTTTAAGAACTCCCTCTCTCGGGCATGTTTTGAGTCACGCACAGTTTTAGCATATGTAGACCTGCATATAGAAACTTGAATTTAGTACTTACACATGGAAAAAAGAAATATCCAAACTAATTTGCAGTACTGTTAATGCCTGCCTGTGATGGAAGAAGAGTTAGACAACACAGCCTAAATCCTAGAAAAATGAAGAATAGTTATTTTTATTTAAACATTAGCCAAATACACCAACCTATATAGTACTAATAGAGGTGATTTCGTCAGTAGCCCAACTGATATTCAGGTTAGCACAGTGGTTACCTACATGAACAAGCTACTGGTGGCTGGGGTGtagtactttggaaaaatgacatCAGTAAAGTCTAAAGATAGCGCACAATATGAAAAATGACATCACAAAAAAGGACGGGATAAGAAAAACATGCTACCCTTGTGGCGTTAAAACATAACAAAAACATATACCTGCATAATTCCTCAACACACTAGGTCAACCATCCAAGAAAGTTGGATATGCGTTAAAAAAAAATTTGCAATTGGAGCTAGAACATACTCTGTTATTAAGAGATCCAGCTTCAGACGATCAATTTGCGCTGCTCCAAGATGTCTGTCTGGTGTCATGTTGTAATCACCGGTGTAGACCATAGTAGCATCTCCAACTTTTGCATAAATCATTGCAGCCCCCAGAACCTTTAGTTTGAAATGATAAAAGGAATAGCGATCACAGAAATCAACACTCAATTGTCAAAGAATTTAACAATGTTACTGTATACAAGAGAAACCTAAGGTATAAGCACATACATGTCCAGCATAATAGGCACGGATCACAAGGTCTCTATCTACTTGAATGGTTTGCTTCAGGTCCACAGGTATGACTGAAAGGTCAAATATGAATAGCAAATGAGAATTACCATCCATGCATACTTTTGTTGGCAGTGAAAGAAATGCTAAAACCTAAGattacctttcttcatacaacGCTGAATGTCTTCATAGCtatattgttcttcctctcctctGTGATCTACCATTACTTTCCTATAATCTTCCAGCATCAATGGAGCTAAAGCCTTTGTTGGGTACTGTTTGAGGACACAAGTTGTGCTTATAAGATAATGAGCACTCAGAAAAATATATTGAACAAGATTTGGCCCATTGGTCAAACAATATAGCAAGGTATTACAGCTGGCCCAAATGCAGCAAAACCTGAAATTTAGCATCTATTCCCTAATAACCAGTAACCACATGAACAATAGACAGCATACAGGAACAGTTGGCAGAAATGACCAAAGTTAGGCTCACCGTCATGTAGACTGGGCCATTGTACCCGCAGACCTCAGTGAAATACGGGAGCGCCCCAATATGGTCCAAATGGCTGCAAGAGGCAATATTCAGAAGTAAACTAATCGTGACaagaatttttcaaaaaaaaaaaattgacagaGAGGAAGTATAAACATTTGGGCTACATACAAATGTGTGATGACCACACAGGAGATGGCGGAGGAGAAGTCGGCGGCGCCGGGGGCGGCGGCAAGGATGCGCGCGAAGTCGGGGTATCGCTGGCAGTCGTGGTGGCCCATGTGCATGCCGCAGTCGAACATGACGCGCTTCCCGCCGATGGTCACCACCACGCAGCTCTTCCCCACCTCCTGCCCCGCCCCTGCGGCGGCAGACAATATCAACGTGATTTCAGTCAAGTGGAATCCTGTGAGAGGAAGAGGGCGAGGTTTACCTAGCACGAGGCAGTCGATGGCCATGGCTACCGCCTGCCGGCTGGTCGCCAGCCGCAGCAGAGCCCAGAGCTGGAGACAGCCCGCAGCGCCGACAGCAGTGGGCGAGCTCCGGAGTTGGTTCGGCGGCGGCGCCGTGGCTTCAGAAGGGAGAGCACAAGCAGAGGCTGGCACGGACGACGGTTGGGGAGGCGGGCCTGAGCGTgaggtcccgccgccgccgcggcttcGGAAGGGCGGGCAGAAGCAGAGAACGTTGGGGCGAGCGGGCCTGAGCATGAGCTGCGAGAGTGTCGAGTGAACCAGGCCTGCCAATCTCCCTCCAGGCTGGGCCGAGGGCCCAATACTACCCATTTCTTCAGATCGAGCCCAGTACTACTTGACTGACACGAACCTATTTGACGCTCGTCGTGTCCGTTAGCCGCGCGAGATTCACGGCCCAGTTCGATTGTGTCatggaaggaagaaggaag encodes:
- the LOC124654109 gene encoding cleavage and polyadenylation specificity factor subunit 3-II-like codes for the protein MAIDCLVLGAGQEVGKSCVVVTIGGKRVMFDCGMHMGHHDCQRYPDFARILAAAPGAADFSSAISCVVITHFHLDHIGALPYFTEVCGYNGPVYMTYPTKALAPLMLEDYRKVMVDHRGEEEQYSYEDIQRCMKKVIPVDLKQTIQVDRDLVIRAYYAGHVLGAAMIYAKVGDATMVYTGDYNMTPDRHLGAAQIDRLKLDLLITESTYAKTVRDSKHAREREFLKAVHKCVAGGGKVLIPAFALGRAQELCILLDDYWERMNLKIPIYFSAGLTIQANMYYKMLIGWTSQKIKDSYTVHNPFDFKHVCHFERSFINDPGPCVLFATPGMISGGFSLEVFKRWAPSEKNLVTLPGYCVAGTIGHKLMSGKPTRIDLDKDTHVDVRCQIHQLSFSPHTDSKGIMDLTEFLSPSHVILVHGEKPQMAFLKDRIESELGMSCYYPANNETVSILTAHNLKINATEKFIASCTTPQARDGLQEPNLICGDHLSGVNGEQKLAEGILLMEKSRAPKILCEDELLHLLGTERHSVQFEPLLSLRIEEAQTTIVDDVASE